The following is a genomic window from Spirosoma foliorum.
ATGAATAGTTCCAGATGCATTAAAAAAGTAGATTTTCGTAGTTGCCAATTGTTGAGCCTTTACCGGAAGATGCATCAGCAAGCCACAAAAAAGAAGAATGTTTAGAGCGGTTTTCATGATCAGGGCTTTCTTGTTGGAAAGCAATTTATTGATAATCACTGATTTTTTTGTTATGCCGCTTCCGTTTAATCCACATCACATCGTCGATGTCCACCATCAACTTTCTTAATAAGCTTTCAGAAAAGCGAGTCCCATCGCCTACAAAAATAATTTCCAATAAATAGACAGATATGTCTATTTATTGTATAGCTTTGTTTCATGAAACAAAGAGGGCAAGTTGTAGCTGACAGGATACTCGATACCGCCGAGCGGCTTTTCTATACGCAAGGCTATAGTAATACTGGTATTAATCAGGTGATCGAGGAGGCTGATATCGCAAAGGCGTCTTTGTATAAACATTTTGAAACAAAGACTGATCTGCTGGTCGCTTACATTCAGCGGACCCATGAGCGCTGGTTTAACCGGCTTGAAGCTGCCGTAGCTAATGTGGCCGATCCGAAAGAGAAGCTATTGGCCATTTTTGATCATCACATTGAGCGCCAGGAAGTCCGGGCCTTTGGTGGATGTCCATTTATAAAGGCGAACGATGAAGCCGGTTCAAGCGATCCGCGCGTACTGGCCGAAATTCAACTAACTAAACTGCACAGCCTGGATTTTATCAGGACTCTTGTTGCCCAATCTGGCCATAAACAATTACTGACGGATCAGGAATTGACAGAGACCATTTTCCTGCTTTTAGAAGGTGCCATCACAGCCGCTTCTGTATTCAAACAGCCTACCGAACTACAATCGGCAAAAAGAATCATCCAAAAACTTATCTAAAATGAAAGAGGTAAAAAACAAATGGTTAGAGTTGATCATTGTGTTGTCGGCGCCGTTACTTTCCGTAATTGATGTATTCATCATTAACATAGCCATACCGACCATTAAAAAAGGAGTCCATGCTACTGACGCTGAAATCCAGCTTGTTATAGCGGGTTATCTACTTGGGTATGCTGCCTTTCTGATAACCGGAGGAAGAGCAGGGGACCATTTCGGTCGGAAGAAGGTCTTCTTCTGGGGAATGTTTGCATTTACGGTGGCATCCTGTTTATGCGGCTTATCGACCTCCGCCTTGCAGCTCAATGTAACCAGGTTCTTTCAGGGTCTGAGTGCATCGTTTATGGTGCCCCAGACAATAGCCTTGATACAAGTACTGTTCACAGATGTAAAAGAGCGGGCAAAAGCATTTGGCCTGTATGGAATTACACTCGGTAGCGCTGCTGTAATCGGCCAAGTGTTAGGTGGTTACCTGTCCGACACACATTGGGCCATTGATGGTTGGCGGCTGATCTTCTTTATCAATCTGCCAATCGGCATCCTGACGCTCTGGGCGACTCATACGTATGTGACAGAAACGAAGAACCCGCACGGCTCAAAATTTGACTATACCGGAATACTTATTCTGACAGCAGCTCTGTTTTGTCTCATTTACCCATTGATTCAAGGTCGCGAAGCAGGCTGGCCTTTATGGAGTTTCGGATTGCTGGCTTTGTCGTTCGGTATTTTCGCCTACTTCATTGCCAATCAAAAAAGAAAGCTTGCCAAAAACGAGAATCCCCTGATCGATGTACGGCTATTTAAGATCAAAGATTTCAACATCGGATTAGTTGCGGTACTGTTTCATTTCATGTTACATACGGCCTATCTGCTGTTGAGCGCGGTCTATCTTCAAAACGGTCTCGGGGTTTCCGCTTTACACTCTGGGTTGTATTTTATTGTTCCGGGCATCTTGTTCATTGCCTCTTCGGTAGTGGCCTCTAAAATGATTGTCAGGTTTGGGAAACGTGTTCTGCAGGTTGGTGTTGTTCTATTAGCCGTTGCGTTTTACCTGCAAATAGAACTTTGGGCACCGGGAATAAGTACCTGGTTGATTATCGGATTAATGGGAATCTGGGGGCTTGGTAACGGGCTGGTACTGCCATCTCTGTTGAATATTGCGCTAAAAAACGTTCCTGGTCAATATGCCGGTGCAGCAGCAGGTGTGTATTCAACCTTTCAGCAAACGGCTTCGGCACTGGGGGTAAGCATCATAGGGGGTATATTCTTCTATTACGCCAAAGACGGTTGGCAAGCGGCCTATCATGCTGGCGTACTAGGTTTACTGGTTTGCGTAGCAGGAGTAGGTGTCATGTTGTATCTGCTCCCCGATGGAAAAATAGCCAATCAGAGTCAATCACAGAACGCTAATGGATCGTCCGAGGTTGTAAATATTGAAGACCAGTTTATTCCCGCAGAGTAATGAAGACTGCCGATGAAAAAACGTCTTGAGCTAACCAATGAAAGCGTATCAACACCTGGTCTATAAAGATGTATCGTCGCCTGTCGGTTTTATCCGACTTATTGCTACCGATACCGGTCTTGCCGCCATATTGTGGGAAGGCGAAGCCTATAAACGAACAAAATTGCCAACGCCCGAGAAAGACGATGAAGCTCCGATATTGTTAAAAACGGAGCAACAGCTGGCGGAGTATTTCGAGAAGAAGAGAACCACCTTCGATATTCCGCTTGATTTAAAAGGCACTGAATTCCAGGTTAAAGTTTGGGAAGCACTCCTCGGCATTCCTTATGGCGTAACCAAAACGTATGGTGAGCTTGCCCGTTTGCTGGGCGACACAAAAGCGGTTCGGGCGGTTGGTGGTGCTTTAAATAAGAACCCCATATCGATTGTCGTTCCCTGTCATCGAGTGGTGGGCGCATCCGGAAAGCTGGTTGGTTTTGCCGGTGGCCTGAACAATAAATCCACCCTTCTCGATCTGGAAAATAGCCAGCGGGCACCAATGCTTTTTTAGGGCATAAAACTACTGTAGATTAAACTCCGCAACTCCTGAATCCCCTAATTGATTTGTATTAAATAATCAGGGAAAATATCACTGTTCATTTTTCATTCTCGCCGGGTTAAAACCCAGCGCATCTGATCCGTCCTGTGTTTTTGCGTCGGGTTTTAACCCGGCGAGAATGAAAAATACTTAAACTTAAAAAGCATAACCATAGCCCCAGATGGCAATACCAGCAACGTTCAACCTTGAAAACTATCACGAGTTATGTGAGCACCTGGCTAGTCAAGATGGTGATCTGAAAGCAATTCTGGATGCTCACGGCTATCCTCCGATGTGGACGCGGGAAAATACGTTTGAGACGCTTGTGCATATCATCCTGGAGCAACAGGTTTCGCTGGCGTCTGCTCTGGCTACGTTGAATAAACTAAAAGAGAAAACAACCGAAATTACGCCAGATTCCATTCTGCGCCTTAATGACGAAGAGATGCGCGCCTGTTTCGTCAGTCGACAAAAAATGGGTTATCTAAGAGGGCTGGCGCAGGCATTGAAAAATGGAGAGATCGATCTTAACGAGTTGGCCAAACTGCCTAACGATGAGGTGCGCGAACGTCTCGTACAATTGAAAGGCATTGGTAACTGGACTGTCGATGTGTATTTGATGTTCACGCTTCAACGAGCCGATATTTTTCCGATTGGTGATCTGGCTGCCGTCAATGCGTTAAAACGGCTGAAACAGCTTGCTTCCTCCAGTACCAGAGAAGAAGTTCTCGAAATCAGTGAAGGCTGGGAGCCGTTCCGAACAGTAGCCTGCATGATGCTTTGGCATTATTACCTGTCGAATCCCAGAAGAAAATAACGCCCTTGGTTTAGTCACGAGTTTGTAAAGAATTGGCCTCATTTTGGGCCGTTGCAAATGGTCGCAAAACGTCCTCATTTTGTCATGATTGCCCCCTATGCAAATGCTTCATACGGTTTAACTTTGTATATACAGTAAACGAAGAACAAGCAAAATGAGAACAATCCGAATCGTGGAGCATATCTCGCTGGATGGCGTAATCCAGCACGAAAATGATGAGAACTTCGTACATGGTGCCTGGACAACACCCTATCGGACGCCGACTGGACTAGAAACTGTCCTTAAGGCATACGGAAGTAACTTTGATCTGCTCCTTGGTCGCCGGACCTACGATAACTGGTCCGAGTACTGGCCGAAGGCCGGGAATAATCCGATGGCAAACGGTCTGAATGCTGCCACGAAACACGTTGCCACGCATAGGCCGGATAGTCTCGAATGGGGTCCGGTTGAGGACTTGGGCGTGGACATTATAGCGGGGATTCGTGACCTGAAGTCCACAGACGGCCCCGATCTGATTGTCTGTGGAAGTTCGACACTGATAGCCGTGTTGCTTGAGCAGGGATTGGCCGACGAGATTATACTGATCGTGTATCCGGTCTTGCTGGGCCGGGGCAAACGCTTCTTTTCGGACACGGCTAACCCACGCGAACTGGCTTTTGTCAGCACAATGACCACGTCGACGGGCGTACTTTTAAACAAGTATCGGTATGTCGGGCCGCTGGCTGCCTAAGTAGTAAGCCCGGCAACACCAAGATCGAGCAGCGGCTTGACGTTTTCCGCTACTATAGCCAGATCATCACTATACCCATTTTCAAAATCGACGGAAAGAGGTACGCTAATGACACGCGTTATGCGTTGTGCTACCTGTGCGCTTAATGCCGCAGTCATCATTGTTGAACCAAATCGTCCAGCGTGTTAAGATTCCGGACTGTAACTATTACAGAATCAGCCCGTTTCAAAAAAGCTTCTGCCCAGATTTTACAAATCCCTTTGAAGCGCCTGTAATGAAGATGTCTTTCCCATTGTTGTCTGATTTTCTGTCGTTAAAAGATGGTTCGAACAATGGCGTTCTGCTTTCTAATGCGTTGCCATTGTTTCGACTACGACACAAAAGTGAACTGGAAGACTGAGGTGATTATGTGACGCACATCACATTTGGAGACGACCTTAAATTATGTGATGTGCGTCACAGTTGAGAAAGTACTATGGCTGTCCTGTCATGTCAGTTAAGGATTGTGCCCACCGTCAAGTAAACGAAGCCCTAAATTCCAGCGGGGATAACTTCGTTTTCGTTTTGAACAGTTTACTGAACGATTGTAGGTGTTCAAAGCCTAATTGGTAAGCTACTTCGCTGATGGACAGATCGGTGGTAGACAATTTTTCTTTTGCTTTTTCGATCAGTTTCTCGTGAATGTGCTGTTGGGTAGTCTGCCCTGTCAGCACTTTAAGCAGGCTGCTCAAATACTTGGGGGATAGATTTAAGGATTCGGCCAGAAACTGGACCGTTGGTAGCCCTTTCGCTAGCAGGTCATGGCGGTTAAAATAATCGGCCAATACCTGTTCTAAACGATCTAATACCTGATGATTTGCTTTTTCGCGGGTGAGGAATTGCCGATGATAAAACCTGTCTGCGTAGTTAAGGAAGGCTTCCAGATGGGAAATGATAATTCGTTTGCTGAACTGATCAATGTTGGAATGGCACTCCTGCTGAATCGTTTGAAGAATCGTAATGAGTGTTTGTTCTTCTTTATCGGAGTGGAATAATGCTTCGTGGACCGAATAGTCCCAAAAATTATAATGCTTTATGGTTTTCGCTAAGGGCGTATTCCATAAAAAATCAGGATGAATGAGTAACATCCATCCTGATTGTGTGAGCACGTCAGCGTTATCGATCGAAAGGCTTACTACCTGATTCGGTGCCACAAAAGACAGTATACCCTCGTTGAAGTCATACGTTTGCTGCCCGTATTTTAAGCTGACCTGTCTGGAATTAACGACTCGTTTTAGGCCAATGCAGTAGAAATCATACAGCCAGCTTATGGGCTCCTGGATAGCCAGACGCTCAACAGATTCAACTGGGAATACACTAATCAGCGGGTGTTCTGGTTTAGGCAATTGCCTGGCCTGCTGAAATTCGCTTATCGTTTTGAAACGCTTCACCGACATTACTCTTCCTTTCTGATTTCTACTACTAGTTTACCGCGTACGTGCTTGGTTTCACTTTCACGATGAGCATCTGCCACTTTTTTTAGCGGATATACTTCACTTACAATAGCTTTTACTTTGCCTTCCTCAATCAGCTGGGTAGTTCCGCTCAGGGATGCTGCATAACCAAGGCCACCACCACCCACGAATAGACCAGTCACCCCTTTTTGGGTCAATGCCTGCAGGAACTCATCAGTAAATGGGCTATCCAGGTGAGTACACACATAAATGCCGCCTTGTTTCAAAACGTCTACAGACTTCAATCGTATGCTGTTATCCCGAACCGGGGAGGCATTAAATACAACATTGATGTCTTGCAACAGTTCGTCAAACTGTTGATTTTTATAATCGATCACCTCATTACAACCTAGTTTCGTTAAAAAGTCAATGTTGTAGGCCGATGCTGTTCCGATCACATAGGCACCTTTGGCTTTAGCAAATTGCACCGCCAGTGTGCCAACACCGCCAGCCGCTCCGTGAATAAGCACCCGCTGGCCTGGTTGCGCCTTTCCTAAATCAATGATGCCATTCCAGGCAATAAGCGCGCAGGAAGGGATGGCACCTGCTTCATTGAAACTGATTCCTCTGGGCATTAACGCAAACTGGCTTGCTTTGGCCGCAATGTATTCGGCATAACTGCCATCTCCCGGGAAATTGGGAACGCCATATACTTTATCGCCTACGCTGAAATCAGTTACTTCACTGCCCACTTCTGCAACAACGCCAGCAGCGTCCAGGCCTAACCCTAACGGTAATTTTAAGTAAGGCCTTAGCAAATCATTACCACCCTCGCGAATAATGTAATCGGCAGGATTAACACTCGATGCATATACGGTTACTAAAAGCTCATCTGCTGCGGGAACGGGTCGTTCTACTTCTTCCAACTGCATCACCTCTGGTCCCCCAAATTCATGAATTCTGATTGCTTTCATGGCTCTGTTTTTTGT
Proteins encoded in this region:
- a CDS encoding NADP-dependent oxidoreductase; the encoded protein is MKAIRIHEFGGPEVMQLEEVERPVPAADELLVTVYASSVNPADYIIREGGNDLLRPYLKLPLGLGLDAAGVVAEVGSEVTDFSVGDKVYGVPNFPGDGSYAEYIAAKASQFALMPRGISFNEAGAIPSCALIAWNGIIDLGKAQPGQRVLIHGAAGGVGTLAVQFAKAKGAYVIGTASAYNIDFLTKLGCNEVIDYKNQQFDELLQDINVVFNASPVRDNSIRLKSVDVLKQGGIYVCTHLDSPFTDEFLQALTQKGVTGLFVGGGGLGYAASLSGTTQLIEEGKVKAIVSEVYPLKKVADAHRESETKHVRGKLVVEIRKEE
- a CDS encoding isocitrate lyase/phosphoenolpyruvate mutase family protein: MMTAALSAQVAQRITRVISVPLSVDFENGYSDDLAIVAENVKPLLDLGVAGLTT
- a CDS encoding dihydrofolate reductase family protein, with product MRTIRIVEHISLDGVIQHENDENFVHGAWTTPYRTPTGLETVLKAYGSNFDLLLGRRTYDNWSEYWPKAGNNPMANGLNAATKHVATHRPDSLEWGPVEDLGVDIIAGIRDLKSTDGPDLIVCGSSTLIAVLLEQGLADEIILIVYPVLLGRGKRFFSDTANPRELAFVSTMTTSTGVLLNKYRYVGPLAA
- a CDS encoding DNA-3-methyladenine glycosylase family protein codes for the protein MAIPATFNLENYHELCEHLASQDGDLKAILDAHGYPPMWTRENTFETLVHIILEQQVSLASALATLNKLKEKTTEITPDSILRLNDEEMRACFVSRQKMGYLRGLAQALKNGEIDLNELAKLPNDEVRERLVQLKGIGNWTVDVYLMFTLQRADIFPIGDLAAVNALKRLKQLASSSTREEVLEISEGWEPFRTVACMMLWHYYLSNPRRK
- a CDS encoding MFS transporter, producing the protein MKEVKNKWLELIIVLSAPLLSVIDVFIINIAIPTIKKGVHATDAEIQLVIAGYLLGYAAFLITGGRAGDHFGRKKVFFWGMFAFTVASCLCGLSTSALQLNVTRFFQGLSASFMVPQTIALIQVLFTDVKERAKAFGLYGITLGSAAVIGQVLGGYLSDTHWAIDGWRLIFFINLPIGILTLWATHTYVTETKNPHGSKFDYTGILILTAALFCLIYPLIQGREAGWPLWSFGLLALSFGIFAYFIANQKRKLAKNENPLIDVRLFKIKDFNIGLVAVLFHFMLHTAYLLLSAVYLQNGLGVSALHSGLYFIVPGILFIASSVVASKMIVRFGKRVLQVGVVLLAVAFYLQIELWAPGISTWLIIGLMGIWGLGNGLVLPSLLNIALKNVPGQYAGAAAGVYSTFQQTASALGVSIIGGIFFYYAKDGWQAAYHAGVLGLLVCVAGVGVMLYLLPDGKIANQSQSQNANGSSEVVNIEDQFIPAE
- a CDS encoding methylated-DNA--[protein]-cysteine S-methyltransferase, which translates into the protein MKAYQHLVYKDVSSPVGFIRLIATDTGLAAILWEGEAYKRTKLPTPEKDDEAPILLKTEQQLAEYFEKKRTTFDIPLDLKGTEFQVKVWEALLGIPYGVTKTYGELARLLGDTKAVRAVGGALNKNPISIVVPCHRVVGASGKLVGFAGGLNNKSTLLDLENSQRAPMLF
- a CDS encoding TetR/AcrR family transcriptional regulator, which translates into the protein MKQRGQVVADRILDTAERLFYTQGYSNTGINQVIEEADIAKASLYKHFETKTDLLVAYIQRTHERWFNRLEAAVANVADPKEKLLAIFDHHIERQEVRAFGGCPFIKANDEAGSSDPRVLAEIQLTKLHSLDFIRTLVAQSGHKQLLTDQELTETIFLLLEGAITAASVFKQPTELQSAKRIIQKLI
- a CDS encoding helix-turn-helix domain-containing protein: MSVKRFKTISEFQQARQLPKPEHPLISVFPVESVERLAIQEPISWLYDFYCIGLKRVVNSRQVSLKYGQQTYDFNEGILSFVAPNQVVSLSIDNADVLTQSGWMLLIHPDFLWNTPLAKTIKHYNFWDYSVHEALFHSDKEEQTLITILQTIQQECHSNIDQFSKRIIISHLEAFLNYADRFYHRQFLTREKANHQVLDRLEQVLADYFNRHDLLAKGLPTVQFLAESLNLSPKYLSSLLKVLTGQTTQQHIHEKLIEKAKEKLSTTDLSISEVAYQLGFEHLQSFSKLFKTKTKLSPLEFRASFT